In the Sphingobacterium sp. PCS056 genome, CCCTCTCTCAAGCCTAAAACAGCTTGAGTATTAAATTGATGAAACTCGCGTATTCGGGTTTCTCTTGTTTCACCTTTATGGGTAGAATTGGGATCCGGATCAAGATAATGAGGATTAAGATTGAAAGGTAAAAATTGCAAGGCATCAAAACTAGGCGGATATACAATGGGCATATCGTTAGTTGTTCCGATTGTCAATCCAGTTAAATTAGATCCTGCAGAGGTACCAACATATCGCAATCCTGCGGCGACTGCTGCCTTCAAATCATTGACAAGGTCTAATTCATACAAGGTCTTCAACAAAAGAAAAGTATTTCCCCCACCGATAAAAATCGCCTTTGCCTGCCCAATCGCCTCTTTTTGATCCGAATAAGTGTGTAAACCGCTCACACGAATACCTTTATCTGCCAGAGCTGTCTGCACATTTGCCGTGTATTCATCATAAGAAATACCAGAAGGTCTTGCGTAGGGTACAAAAATCAATTCATCAGTTTGAATAAAATCAACCAAATCGTCTTTTATATAAGTCAAAAAAGAACTTCCGTGAATGGTGCTCGTACTGATAACAAGCAATCTAATATTACTATTCATATCCATTATCTTACTACCTAAAAATCCTTCAAATTTAGAATTTATTATGTTATTCCAATACAAAAAAAGCTAGCGTGAAAAAGATTTAATAAAATCTTTATTTTCACGCTAGCCCAATTGTATCTCTGCAACAGAATCAATTTACTACTCTTACTCCGGATTAAAAATTATTCTAAAAAATCTTCATTCTATCGACTTATTGACATCGGTCTTCTTTTTTTTATCCTCCAAGCGCTTCTCCTGTTTCAAAGCCTTGTGCAATAAATATTCAATTTGCCCATTCACGCTCCTAAATTCGTCGGCAGACCATTTTTCCAATGCTTTATATACATCACTCTCTATCCGGAGCATGAAATTCTTTTTTTCCGCCATACTTTTTAACTTACTTATACTATTGATACAAAGTCCCTGTGTTCAATACTGGAGAGGCTGCCTTTTCACCACACAGTACGACCATAAGATTGCTCACCATAGCTGCTTTTTTGTCATTATCCAATTCTACAATATCCTTTTCGGACAACCTTTGTAAAGCCATCTCCACCATTCCTACTGCACCTTCAACAATTTTGGCACGTGCAGCAACAATTGCCGTAGCTTGTTGTCGCTGTAACATCGCCCCAGCAATCTCCGATGCATAAGCCAAATGACTGATACGCGCCTCTTTGATGATAATACCAGCAGGAGCCAATCGGTCTAACAGCTCTTTTTCCAATATATGATTTACGGTATCACCACCCTCGCGCAACGTGATTGTAGCTTGATTGTTGGGATCGATTTCTAAATTATCATACGGAAAACTCCCTGCCAGATGCCTCACCGCTGCCTCACTTTGCGTACGGACATAAGAAGTGTAATTCGTGACATCATAAGTTGCTTTGTAGGTATCCCCTACCTGCCAAACAATAACTGCACCGATCTCAATAGGATTTCCCATCTTATCATTGACCTTTAACGTCTGACCTTGCAAGTTATCCGATCGTAAACTAACATTTAAGGTCGAATATAAAGGATTGACAAAAAATAATCCATTTTCTTTTACTGTACCCACGTAACGTCCAAAAAAATTCAAAACACGGGAATGGTTTGGATTAATAATCATTAAACCCTTTAATAAGAATAAAGCAGTTAAAATACATAAAATCCCCACCATTACATACCATACAGAATCATTCGCTTGAAAGAAGCAGACAATACCCAATACAAAAAGAATAATAGCCATTAATAGCGCTAAATAGCCAGACAAGGGTTTAATTAATTTTTCCATAATTTAATATTTGATATTATTTTGATATCAAATATATACCATAAAGATGTCATTTCCAAAAAAAATATTTAATATCAAAAAGTAATTTTTATCTTCGTTATTATTGCATATATACCCCATGTTTAAACAATCTTTTTTACCCATTGAGCATAAAGAAATTCAGATCTTAATATTAGGTTCATTGCCTGGAGATAAATCGATTCATGAGCAACAATATTATGCCCATCCTCAAAATCGGTTTTGGAAATTAATGCAGCACATTTTCAACAAGACTGCTTCGCTTTCTTATCCTCAAAAGCTCGACTTGCTATTAGAAAATCAGATTGGACTGTGGGATGTATGTGCCCGAGCCAAAAGAAAGGGAAGTATGGATCTTGATATTGTAGAAGAGATACCGAATGATCTTCCGCATTTCATTTCACAGCACCCGCGATTAAAGACGATCATTTTCAATGGACAAAAAGCCCATCATGTATATGAAAAGCATTTTACAAAGAGCGAACACTATCAATATTATACACTACCTAGTACCAGTCCCGCAAATGCGCGATACTCTTTGGAAAAATTACTTCAGGAATGGTCACTTTTATTAAAAAAAGATTAACAAATATTTCCTACAATAAAATCTTAAAATTCATATTGAATCCTTATTTTTGCAGCAACATGTCAGATTTAAAATATAACCAAAGAGGTGTATCCGCAGGTAAAGAGGATGTACACAATGCTATTAAGAACATCGATAAAGGATTGTATCCAAAAGCTTTTTGTAAAATCATCCCTGATATTCTAGGAGGTGATGAGCAGTGGTGTAATATTATGCACGCTGATGGCGCAGGCACAAAATCTTCATTGGCCTATGTTTACTGGAAAGAAACAGGTGATCTATCGGTATGGCGAGGAATAGCTCAAGATGCAATTATCATGAATTTAGATGATTTACTTTGTGTAGGTGCTACTGATAATATCCTACTATCATCAACCATTGGTCGTAATAAAAATGTCATTCCGGGAGAAGTACTTGCTGAAATTATCAATGGTACTGAAGAAATTCTAGGTGAATTGCGTGAAATGGGCATCGGAATCTATTCAACCGGTGGAGAAACTGCAGATGTAGGTGATCTGGTACGTACCATTATCGTAGATAGTACCGTGACATGCCGCATGAAACGTGAGGACATTATTTCAAATCATAAGATAAAAGCAGGTAATGTAATCGTTGGCTTGTCATCATCGGGTACGGCTACTTACGAAAAAGAATATAATGGTGGTATGGGTTCAAACGGATTGACCTCAGCGCGCCATGATGTTTTTAATAAAAGTATTGCAGAAAAATATGCCGAAAGCTTTGATCCCGCTGTTCCTTATGAACTAGTATTTGCAGGTAGTCAAAATTTAACTGACACCATCACTGTGGAGACAGGAGAAAAAATTACTGCAGGTAAATTGGTACTTTCACCAACTCGCACATACGCTCCAGTCATCAAACAGATTTTAGATCAGTATCGTTCACAGATTGATGGTATGGTACATTGTTCAGGTGGTGCACAAACAAAAGTTTTGCATTTTGTTGATGAAGTTCATGTCATCAAAGACAACTTATTCCCGATTCCTCCCCTGTTTGAACTAATTCAAAAAGAATCAAACACCGATTGGAAAGAAATGTATAAAGTATTCAATATGGGACATCGTATGGAACTATATGTACCTGAAGAAATCGCATCTGCAATTATTTCAATATCTGAATCTTTTGGTATTCCAGCTCAAATTATTGGTCGCGTAGAAGCATCTGCTACAAAACAGGTAACAGTAAAATCTCCTTACGGCGAATTTGTTTACGAATAATAAAATAGCATGAGGCTTGATTAATCACAAGCCTCATCGTACCCTATAGCCATGAAAGATAAACTAATTGTGGGATGGAAAGAATCATTAGATTTACCAGAACTTGGTATTTTTAACATTGAGGCTAAAGTGGATACTGGAGCAGGCTCCTCTGTTTTACATTGTGAATCATATGAGGTTAAAATAATTGATAATCATAAGTGGATTATTTGCCAAATAATCGTTAATTTTAAAACAGGAGAACTTCGCATATTTAAGTTTCCTGTTTATAGAGAAAAAATCGTCAAAAGTTCATTCGGTCAAAAAGAAAAACGTTATTATATTCTTACGAAAGCAAGATTGTACAATCAATCATTCGAAATCAAGTTATCTTTTAGAAACCGCTCGTCCATGCGATATCCCATGTTATTAGGAAAAAGTTTCCTGTCTAAAAAATTTATCGTGGACGTCTCAAGGTCTAACTTATCTCAAAAAGCCGTTGGGTAAAACTAATGTTCATACATATTTGTTAATTTACCAACATTACAATTAAATAATTCTAATCATAGCAAAGTGAAAATCGCTGTATTATCAACAGTTAAAAGCTTATACTCGACACGTCGATTAGTAGAAGCCGCAGAAAAACGTGGACATGAATGCGTTGTCATCGATCATAGCAAATGCTATGTAGGAATTCAACAAGGCAAACCCAGCATCCATTATAAAGGTCAAGATATTTCAGATATTGATGCGATCATCCCCCGTATTGGGGCTTCAGTAACTTTCTATGGTTCGGCCATTGTAAGACAATTTGAAGTTATGGGTGTTATATCTGCCAATCCAAGTCAAGCCATTACCCGCTCAAGAGACAAGCTTCGCTGTATGCAGATCCTCTCCGGAGCAGGAATAGGACTTCCCATTACTGGATTTGCTCGCACAACTTCCGATGTGGACGATCTTATCAGTATGGTTGGTGGTGCACCATTGGTGATCAAACTCTTAGAAGGAACACAGGGAATTGGAGTCGTATTAGCAGAGACTAAAAAAGCTGCATCCTCTGTTATCGAAGCTTTTTACGGCTTGGGAAATAATATATTAATCCAAGAGTATATCAAGGAAGCAAAGGGAACAGATATTCGTGCTTTTGTAGTCGGAGGAAAAGTAGTCGGTGCAATGAAAAGAACGGCCAAAGAAGGCGAATTCAGATCAAACATCCACCGCGGAGGAACCGCTGAAATTATCAGGCTGACGAAGAGCGAGCGGGAGACGGCTATTGCTGCTGCGGCCTCTATGGGTTTAACAGTATGTGGTGTTGATATGATGCCTTCAGACAGAGGCCCATTAGTGCTGGAAGTAAATTCATCTCCAGGATTAGAGGGCATAGAAAAAGCAACAAAAAAAGATATAGCAGGTGAAATAATCATATATCTTGAAAAGCAATATGAATTGAAAAAAGCGGCTAAGCCCGAAATTCGTAAAAAGAAAAAGAAAGAAAGTAATTTATAAAATGGAGGTTCCTAAAAAAAAGGAACCTTTTTTTATAAATAAATTTAAAAACGAAAGAAAACACCAGGAAGTAAAAGCAATGATACAATCAAGCTTTATACGATCACGACATTTTGACAATAGCAAAACGAAAGAATAGGAATATACGGGTACATTTGCCGAATAACTATTTAGATGCTATGAAGCTATTTCGATACGGAAAATTAAATGAAGAAAAAACAGGAATTTTAATCAACAATATCCACTATGATACCTCTGATTTTGGTGAAGATTATGACAATAATTTTCTTGCCACAGGAGGAATCGAACGATTAGAAGCGTTTATTTCAAAAAATCAAGCAAATCTTAAAGCAATACCACCCGATAGTCGCATCGGAACTCCAATGGCCAATCCAAATAAAATCGTATGTGTAGGTCTCAACTACTCTGATCATGCAGCAGAAACAGGACTGGTACAAGAGCAAGAGCCTATTTTATTTTTAAAAGCTATCTCGGCATTAAACGGGCCGTTTGATGACATTATGATCCCTAAAAATTCTTTCCATACCGACTGGGAAACTGAACTCGCTGTAGTAATTGGCAAAAAAGGAACCCATGTACCAGTAACAGAATCAACCGATTATATCGCTGGATATGTGATGATGAATGATGTAACCGAGCGTCATTTTATGAAACATCGAGGTGGCACTTGGGACAAAGGAAAAGGATACAATACCTTTGCACCTCTAGGGCCTTATTTTGTAACTAAAGATGAAATCAAAGATGATGGAAATTTACGCATTTGGTTAAAACTTAACGGTACACTCATGCAAGAAGGAAATACAAAAGATTTCATCACTCCTGTCAAAGAATTGATTTCCTATATATCCGACTTCTTTGGCTTATTTCCAGGAGATATTATTTCAACCGGTTCACCATCAGGCACAGGTATAGGTCATGTACCACAACGATTTTTAGTAGAAGGAGACGAAATCGAGTATGGAATAGAAGGATTAGGAATTTCAAAAAATAAAATAATCAACTATCAAAAAGACTGATATTACAGACATAAAAAAAGCACTTCTGAGACGAAGTGCTTTTTTTATGTCTGTCCGGCAGACTATTTGTAATTTATAGTACCACCAGCTAATTTTTTTTCCGATGTGTGTGGAGGTTTACCATAAACATCGATGATACCACCAGCACGAGTTTTAGCGATTATCGAATCTTTAACATACACCACCGCGTTTCCTCCCCCATTAACAGTCACATTGGTCACATCAGTAATTAAATCTTTTCCCTCATACTTGCCTCCGAAATTAGAAATAACATCCTGTGTGATACTTTTTCCCATTAGAGATACGGTAGAACCTGAAGTTGACTTGACATCAACCTTTTTAGTCTCCACATAGACAACGATCAGACCTCCTTCGGCAGCAGATACGCTTAATTGATCAGCAGAAATCTGACTGTTCTGTCTATTGATAATCTTAGCGCCTTTTTTTGCAGATAAACTTTTCAACGATTGAAAATAGACCTTGACATTGATATTATTTCCCTGTAATGCGTTTAGCGTATTCATCTTGATACGCAATGCACCGTTCTTGTTGATCACTTGAATATTTTCAGAATTAGTTCCTTCGGTCACGACCTCATTGGAAGTACCCTGTATTAATTCGACCTGAATTTTATCCGTAACATCAACGGAGTTAAACGTTCCCACATTTTGCTTTATCTGAGCAATACCCAATTGGGCAATAAAACATAAAATAGCACCTAATCCTAATTTTTTCATAACCATATATTCTATTCGTATAATCATTATACAAAATATGCACCATTTGTGAATTTAACTTACTATTTAGCACATTTTAACAAAAATAATAAAAACAAAGCGTTAACAAAAAAAGCGTATGAAGTGACATACACTTCATACGCTTTAATAACTGCTTTTAGCAGTCGTATACGATATTACAATTTGTTATTGATATCGATCGCATTTAACTCTTGAAAAGCTTGTTTCAAACGAGTTACGAAAGCCTCTTCACCTTTACGTAACCATACGCGAGGATCATAGTATTTCTTATTGGGTGAATCAGCACCTTCAGGATTGCCGATTTGACCTTGCAAGTAATCATGGTTTTTAGCTTCGTATTCACGAACACCATCCCACATAGCCCATTGCATATCTGTATCGATATTCATTTTGATAGCACCGTAAGAAATTGCTTCTTCAATCTCTTCAGGAGAAGAGCCCGATCCACCATGGAAAACAAAATTAACAGGTTTTTCAGCTGTTAAATTGAATTTCTCACGAATATATTCTTGTGAATTATGTAAAATAACAGGTTGTAATTTTACATTTCCTGGTTTATACACACCGTGTACATTGCCAAAGGCAGCTGCTACAGTAAATTTATCAGAAACTTTAGATAATTCTTCGTAAGCATAAGCCACCTCTTCAGGTTGCGTATATAATTTTGAGCTATCAACATCTGAGTTGTCAACACCATCTTCTTCACCACCTGTAACGCCCAGTTCAATTTCTACAGTCATACCAAGTGGTTTCATGCGTGCTAAGTATTTTGCAGAGATTTCGATGTTTTCTTCGATAGGCTCTTCAGATAAATCTAACATATGGGAAGAGAATAATGGTTTGCCATGTTGCGCAAAAAATTTCTCTCCAGCATCTAATAGACCGTCGATCCAAGGTAATAATTTTTTAGCAGCGTGGTCAGTATGCAAAATTACTGCAACACCATAGTGCTCTGCCAATAGATGAACGTGTTGCGCAGCAGCTACAGCACCTAGAATACATGCTTTTAAACCATCATTATTTAATGTTTTACCAGCGTAAAATTGTGCTCCACCATTCGACAACTGAATAATTACAGGTGAGTTAACCGCCTTAGCAGTTTCCATTACAGCATTGATCGAGTTAGTGCCTGTTACATTAACTGCAGGTAATGCGAATTTATGCGTTTTTGCTAATTCGAACAATTCTTGTACTTGATCTCCCGTCAATACACCTTTAAAATCTTTTAGGCTCATATTATAATTTGCTTTTGTTATTTATGGACTAAGTTAAAAAAAAATATTGTTCTACATAATTTATAAAGTGTACATATTACACTAACACTTATGATTGATCTTCATTTCAGCAACATATAGGTATAATGAATATTAAATACTGTTTATATCAGTTATTAGACATTTCACATAGTATCATCAGAAGTAATTATTATTGCACTATTGCCCCCAATTATTTTGTATATATAATCCATTTCAATAAGTTTGGTTAAAATAGAGTAAAATATGTTACACGTATACGGCATCAAGAACTGCAGCACAGTAAAGAAAGCACTTAATTGGTTAGAAGAAAACAAACTTAATTACACTTTTCACGATTATAAAAAGGAAGGAATTTCGGAAGAGAAATTAAGGGAATGGGAGAAGGAAATCAGTTGGGAAATCTTAGTCAATAAAAAAGGAACAACTTGGAGAAAATTAACTACTGAGGATCAAGCAGCTGTTACAGATGCGAAATCAGCAAATCAGATATTAGTAAAAAATACAAGTATGATCAAACGTCCATTAATAGAAGGTGGTAAACAACTTGTCGTTGGATTCGATGAAAAGGAGTACAGTTCCTTTCTAAAATAATCGTTACAATTACAGTATTTGACCGAAAAAATTTAACAATACATCTTTTCATACTATATTTAGGCAGAACAAGTCCTACAATTTAGTATGAAAAGATTATCCCTATTGTCCATAAGTATTCTGTCCTTATCCTTAACAAGTCTAAGTGTTGCTCAGCAAAAGAATAATTACAATTATACGGAAACATTTGCCCCATTATTTTTCAAGAATAATGGTGATGAATTTCGCTCTGCAAGTGGAAAACCAGGTCCGGCCTATTGGCAGAATAATGCCGACTATAAAATCTCGGCAACATTAGATGATCAAAAAAATACAATTGCAGGAAAAGTCGAAATAAACTACACCAACAATAGTCCCGATCAATTAGACTATGTCTGGCTGCAATTGGACCAAAATATGTTCTCCAAAGAAGGTCGAGGGACTGCTATTACACCATTGACAAAAAGCAGGTACGGCGATGCCAACACCAACTTTGATGGAGGATATACTGTAGCATCAGTTACTGATCAAGCAGGTAATCCCGTGGATTATATCATTACAGATACCCGCATGCAAATTCGACTTCCAAAAGCAATAGCTGCTAAAGGCGGAAAAGCAGGTTTTAAAATACAGTACTCCTACACCATTCCAGAATATGGTGCCGATCGTACGGGGATATTAAAAACAGCAAAAGGCAATATTTTTGCTATTGCACAATGGTTTCCACGATTGTGTGTATATGACAATATCAGAGGTTGGAATACCCTACCGTATACCGGACCAGGAGAATTTTATCGCGAATTTGGTAATTACCAAGTCGAAATCACAGCGCCAGCAAATCACATCGTTGTACTCGGAGGCGAATTACTCAATCCTCAAGAAGTATTTACGTCAGAACAGTTAAAACGATACGAAAACGCGAAAAATAGTGACCAAACAATCGTGATCCGTTCTGCACAAGAAGTCGCTCAAGCAAACTCAAGACCAAACAAAAAAAGTTTAACGTGGAAGTACAGTCTATATAATGCCCAAGATATTGCATGGGCATCTTCTACATCATTTATACTAGATGCTGTAAAAATTAATTTAGCTAGTGGAAAAAAATCACTTGCTATATCCGCATATCCAGAAGAAAGTAACGGCAACAATGCCTGGGAAAGATCGTCCGAATATACAAAAGCAGCAATTGAACATTATTCCAATAAATGGTTTGAATACCCCTACCCTGTAGCGGTCAATGTAGCATCAAACGTCGGAGGAATGGAATATCCAGCGTTATCCTTTTGTGGTAATAGAGCCAAAGCAGGATCTCTATGGGGCGTCACAAATCATGAATTTGGGCATAATTGGTTCCCGATGATTGTGTCCAGCAATGAAAGAGAGTTTGGATGGATGGATGAAGGCTTCAATTCATTCATAAATGAAATCGCAACAGAAAGTTTTAATAATGGCGAATATTTCAAACAAGTGGGTGATCCAAACAGCCAAGCAGTTCGATTTACCGATCCGCGATTGGAAGCGATTATGAATACACCACAAAGCATGGACGAACGTAATATTGGTATTTTACTTTATTACAAACCAGCTTATGGATTAAAATTACTGCGCAACGAGATCATCGGCAAAGAGCGTTTTGATTTTGCTTTTAAAAAATACATTTCAGATTGGGCATATAAACATCCAACTCCAGAAGATTTTTTCCGCTCCATAGAAAATGGTACAGGTGAAAATTTAAACTGGTTTTGGCGCGGATGGTTTCTAAACAATTGGCGTGTCGATCAAGCCATTACCCAGGTATCGTATATTAAAAATGACCCTAAGCTAGGTGCTGTCATCACTATTCAAAATCTAGAAAAACTACCAATGCCTGTCGTAGTAGAAGCGACAACAGCATCTGGGAAGAAAATCCGCAAAAAATTACCTGTAGAAATTTGGGAAAGAAATAAATCTTTCGATTTCAAGCTTGATTCGCGAGAGCCTTTAACATCTGTCCAACTGGATCCAGATCATGTTTTTCCAGATCATGTTCCCGAAAACAATATCTGGACAGCTAAATAAAAGATAAAAATCTTCTATACATTTAATTAGGAGATTTTTATTTAAAAAAAATCGTTTTAAGCACATTACTCCTTATAATTATGTATTTTTGATAATAAAACACTTAAAATGAGAATAACAATTATACATAGTTTAAGCCTATTTGCAATGCTAGGTGTTAGTAGTCTTTTTACTGAAGTGCGAGCACAAGAAAAGGTAAAAGGGATTACGCTGGAACTCACAAGCAGTCAAAGAATAGGTGGAGTTTCAATTAAAAATCTACGTACCAATACAACGGTAGAGACAGATCAAGAAGGTAATTTTGCGATTGATGTTCAATTGAATGACTACTTAGCGATTGAAGCAACTGGTTATGAAAAAGATACAGTCTTTGTATATGATTATGGTGTTAAAAGAATTTATCTCAATCGACTAAACAATGCGATCGAACTTAATGAAGTATATATTGAACGTATGACCGATAGTCGTCTTAAAGCAGAAATAGAGGCAACAAAACTCGCTGGTAAATATTCGGATGTAGGGCAAGAACGTGGAGGAATCCGTCTTTCCCCTTCCCGCATATTTGGCAAAGATGCAAAGAAGGCTCGTCAAAACTATAAACTCTTAGTTGAAGAACAGCATAAAAGAGTTATTGATCGCAAATTCACAACAGATTTAATCCAGTCTCTAACTCCGCTTAGAGATCCTGAATTAGCTCTTTTTAAAGAGCAATACAGACCTAGCTATAAATTCATTGAGCAAGCCTCAGCAGAGGATATCAAAATTTATGTGATGGATTCCTACAAGAAATTCAATACCAACAAACGAAAGTAATTCTTTGGTTTTACCCTTAATGCAAAAGCTTTTAACTGGAATATCCAGTTAAAAGCTTTTTGTTATTTATGAACTTTTTATGTCCAACTCAAATAAATAAGTTTCAATCTCAACAAATACATTTTGTTCATTGACCAGCCCATCATTCCGCATAGTGGAGGAATTTATCCACCATATGTAAACGTTAAAATATACATCTCTTGGTCCAATATAAAAATTTTACCATTTGTACATCTAAAAAGTCCAAGTTTGTAAAATAATTTACGAAAGCGTATTAAACATTAATTATCACAATATCAATATAGAGACTAAAAAAAACTTCCTTTTTTTTCATTTATTAAACTATATTTGACTTTGAAAAGACAATCAATATTAGTTTAAAAAACAACTCAATTATAAAATAAATATATGCTTTTTAAAAAATCGATTAGCAAGTTAATTGCAGAAGCAGAACTTAACGGTCAGGGAACATTAAAACGTACACTCTCCAGTTCTGGTCTTATTGCTTTGGGTGTAGGTGCAATCATTGGTGCCGGATTATTCTCACTGACAGGTATAGCAGCGGCAGATCATGCTGGTCCTGCTGTCGTGCTTTCCTTTATTATCGCAGCTGTGGGCTGTGGTTTTGCAGGATTATGCTACGCCGAATTTGCCTCTATGATCCCGGTTGCAGGATCGGCATATACCTATTCATATGCAACAATGGGCGAATTTATGGCTTGGATCATCGGATGGGATCTTGTACTGGAATATGCACTTGCCGCAGCGACAGTCTCAGTAAGCTGGTCGCAGTACTTCAATCAGCTCTTACTCACATTAGGGGTTGAAATTCCAACACAATTTTTACATGGACCTTGGGAAGGTGGTATTGTGAATGTTCCTGCTATCATTATTGTTTGTTTGCTGTCGTTACTGCTCATGCGCGGTACAGAAGAATCTTCATTTGTAAACAATATTTTAGTTGTATTAAAAGTAGCTGTAGTTTTAATTTTCATCGTATTAGGGTGGGGATTCATAGACCCAGCAAATCACACGCCATTCATTCCTGTCAACCATGGTGAAGAACTGGTAAAAAGTGGTCAATTGGGCTTTTGGAGTTTTCTCGGAAGCGATGACTTTGGGCATTTTGGTTTCAGTGGAATTCTAAGAGCGGCAGGCGTTGTCTTTTTTGCTTTTATTGGTTTTGATGCCGTAAGTACTGCTGCACAAGAAGCAAAAAACCCTAAAAAAGGCATGCCGATAGGCATCATCGGATCATTAATTATCTGTACTTTACTTTATGTATTATTTTCTTATGTATTGACAGGTTTAGCACCTTATACGGAATTTAAAGGTGATGCAAAACCAGTTGCTACAGCTTTTGCTAAAACAGGATATACCTTTCTAAACACAGCACTGATCGTAACGATTATTGCAGGTTACACTTCAGTAATCTTAGTTATGTTGCTAGGACAAAGCCGTGTATTTTACTCCATGAGTAAAGATGGTTTATTACCTAAAATATTTTCAGATCTTTCCAAAAGACAAACCCCATGGAAAACAAACTTAATTTTCATGGTTTTCGTCAGTATATTTGCAGGATTTGTTCCAGTATCCGATCTAGGTCATATGGTTAGTATAGGTACTTTATTTGCCTTTACTTTAGTTTGTATAGGAATCTTAGTATTGCGTAAGACAGAACCTAATTTGGAAAGACCATTTAAAACTCCATTTGTACCACTTATTCCAGTATTGGGAATATTGGTCTGTGTGCTGATGATGGCTTCTTTACCGATTGAGTCTTGGGAACGCTTAGGTATTTGGATGCTAATTGGTGTCATTATCTATTTTGTATATAGCAAGAAACATTCGAAAATCCGAAAAGAGTATGCCGAAGAACATAAATTAAAAGACTAATCAAAAAAGGCTGTTTCATTGATGAAACAGCCTTTTTTGATATTATCAATGCGCTTATGACCATAAACCAGCGAGTAGCATGATATATTATTCTTTTTCTTTGGGTTCCACCTCTGTCACGATATAAACGTCTTCATTTTCCTTCTTCATCTTATACTTTTCTCGCGCTATACGCTGGACTTCACGTTGATCAGATCTAATGTCAGTAATCGTTTCGATGATACTCTGATTCTCTTTCTCATAAAAAGCCTTCTCTCGTTCTAAATTACTTTTTTGATGTTGGTAGCTATATTGCGTTGCAAAGTCATTGCGATCAAAAAAACACATCCATACGGTA is a window encoding:
- a CDS encoding Arc family DNA binding domain-containing protein, yielding MAEKKNFMLRIESDVYKALEKWSADEFRSVNGQIEYLLHKALKQEKRLEDKKKKTDVNKSIE
- a CDS encoding DNA-deoxyinosine glycosylase, coding for MFKQSFLPIEHKEIQILILGSLPGDKSIHEQQYYAHPQNRFWKLMQHIFNKTASLSYPQKLDLLLENQIGLWDVCARAKRKGSMDLDIVEEIPNDLPHFISQHPRLKTIIFNGQKAHHVYEKHFTKSEHYQYYTLPSTSPANARYSLEKLLQEWSLLLKKD
- the rimK gene encoding 30S ribosomal protein S6--L-glutamate ligase produces the protein MKIAVLSTVKSLYSTRRLVEAAEKRGHECVVIDHSKCYVGIQQGKPSIHYKGQDISDIDAIIPRIGASVTFYGSAIVRQFEVMGVISANPSQAITRSRDKLRCMQILSGAGIGLPITGFARTTSDVDDLISMVGGAPLVIKLLEGTQGIGVVLAETKKAASSVIEAFYGLGNNILIQEYIKEAKGTDIRAFVVGGKVVGAMKRTAKEGEFRSNIHRGGTAEIIRLTKSERETAIAAAASMGLTVCGVDMMPSDRGPLVLEVNSSPGLEGIEKATKKDIAGEIIIYLEKQYELKKAAKPEIRKKKKKESNL
- a CDS encoding SPFH domain-containing protein, producing MEKLIKPLSGYLALLMAIILFVLGIVCFFQANDSVWYVMVGILCILTALFLLKGLMIINPNHSRVLNFFGRYVGTVKENGLFFVNPLYSTLNVSLRSDNLQGQTLKVNDKMGNPIEIGAVIVWQVGDTYKATYDVTNYTSYVRTQSEAAVRHLAGSFPYDNLEIDPNNQATITLREGGDTVNHILEKELLDRLAPAGIIIKEARISHLAYASEIAGAMLQRQQATAIVAARAKIVEGAVGMVEMALQRLSEKDIVELDNDKKAAMVSNLMVVLCGEKAASPVLNTGTLYQ
- a CDS encoding ATP-dependent zinc protease; this translates as MKDKLIVGWKESLDLPELGIFNIEAKVDTGAGSSVLHCESYEVKIIDNHKWIICQIIVNFKTGELRIFKFPVYREKIVKSSFGQKEKRYYILTKARLYNQSFEIKLSFRNRSSMRYPMLLGKSFLSKKFIVDVSRSNLSQKAVG
- the pepE gene encoding dipeptidase PepE, producing MNSNIRLLVISTSTIHGSSFLTYIKDDLVDFIQTDELIFVPYARPSGISYDEYTANVQTALADKGIRVSGLHTYSDQKEAIGQAKAIFIGGGNTFLLLKTLYELDLVNDLKAAVAAGLRYVGTSAGSNLTGLTIGTTNDMPIVYPPSFDALQFLPFNLNPHYLDPDPNSTHKGETRETRIREFHQFNTQAVLGLREGSWLHVENAQIELKGTLSARLFQQGKEPIELQPGHLQF
- a CDS encoding AIR synthase related protein; the encoded protein is MSDLKYNQRGVSAGKEDVHNAIKNIDKGLYPKAFCKIIPDILGGDEQWCNIMHADGAGTKSSLAYVYWKETGDLSVWRGIAQDAIIMNLDDLLCVGATDNILLSSTIGRNKNVIPGEVLAEIINGTEEILGELREMGIGIYSTGGETADVGDLVRTIIVDSTVTCRMKREDIISNHKIKAGNVIVGLSSSGTATYEKEYNGGMGSNGLTSARHDVFNKSIAEKYAESFDPAVPYELVFAGSQNLTDTITVETGEKITAGKLVLSPTRTYAPVIKQILDQYRSQIDGMVHCSGGAQTKVLHFVDEVHVIKDNLFPIPPLFELIQKESNTDWKEMYKVFNMGHRMELYVPEEIASAIISISESFGIPAQIIGRVEASATKQVTVKSPYGEFVYE